One Pyrococcus furiosus DSM 3638 genomic region harbors:
- a CDS encoding ABC transporter permease: MGDNVSVLNIAIKEFEISIRTKRFYVILGIFLVIAVVFISQLNSIMNTLGFEFKTPFQQLFLTSFSTAYVYGVTLLSLLLASTAINSEIKQGTIKVLGAKPIYRDTIIFGKLLGGAITIAVTVGLFYVFMIGIALVFGAGVTGYDISRLLAIYPITILYGVALYALGILLSVIMRNPTNSLLAGIFVFIIFVFVIPIVASIVAFATAGTPPSLIVEYENNTPVFTQNREFQEWINRYYSTYSKIIILSLPTDFGEICSLIYGSKAGEDILGSLTFLGGSEESVSIVEDRSIIEGIILGLPDLIPIIVTLFTLVPTTCEVV, translated from the coding sequence GTGGGTGATAATGTGTCAGTACTGAATATAGCGATTAAAGAATTCGAGATAAGCATTAGAACAAAAAGATTCTACGTTATTTTAGGAATATTTTTAGTAATTGCAGTGGTATTCATAAGTCAGCTGAACTCAATAATGAACACACTTGGCTTTGAGTTCAAGACTCCATTTCAGCAACTCTTCCTCACGTCATTTTCCACTGCTTACGTTTATGGTGTAACGTTACTTTCCCTTCTCTTGGCTTCAACAGCTATAAATTCTGAGATAAAACAAGGCACAATTAAAGTTCTTGGAGCTAAGCCTATTTATAGGGACACGATAATCTTTGGAAAACTTCTGGGAGGGGCTATAACTATTGCTGTAACCGTGGGACTCTTTTATGTCTTTATGATAGGAATTGCGCTCGTATTTGGTGCTGGAGTAACTGGATATGATATCAGCAGGCTTCTCGCAATTTATCCAATTACAATACTCTATGGAGTGGCACTTTACGCATTAGGTATTCTTCTATCGGTAATAATGAGAAATCCAACTAATAGTCTGCTTGCTGGGATATTTGTTTTCATAATATTTGTCTTTGTAATCCCGATAGTTGCCTCAATAGTGGCCTTTGCTACAGCAGGAACGCCACCAAGCTTAATCGTTGAATACGAGAACAATACGCCTGTTTTTACTCAAAACAGAGAGTTTCAGGAGTGGATAAACAGGTATTATTCAACTTATTCTAAAATCATCATTTTATCTCTTCCTACGGATTTTGGGGAAATATGTAGCCTTATATATGGTTCAAAGGCTGGAGAGGACATCTTAGGAAGTTTGACATTTTTAGGGGGAAGTGAAGAAAGTGTTAGCATAGTTGAGGATAGAAGCATTATCGAGGGAATAATTCTAGGCCTCCCCGACTTAATTCCGATAATAGTTACATTGTTTACCCTAGTTCCCACCACCTGTGAAGTTGTATAA
- a CDS encoding IS982 family transposase (programmed frameshift), translating into MVVLSFQRKILIIKSEIYPIISKHYPKNTRREVISLYDLITFAILAHLHFNGVYKHAYRVLIEEMKLFPKIRYNKLTERLNRHEKLLLLAQEELFKKHAREYVRILDSKPIQTKELARKNRKDKEGSSEVISEKPAVGFVPSKKFYYGYKLTCYSDGNLLALLSVDPANKHDVSVVREKFWVIVEEFSGCFLFLDKGYVSRGLEEEFLRFGVVYTPVKRGNQISNLEEKKFYKYLSDFRRRIETLFSKFSEFLLRPSRSVSLRGLAVRILGAILAVNLDRLYNFTGGGN; encoded by the exons GTGGTTGTATTGAGCTTTCAAAGGAAAATCCTGATCATAAAATCCGAAATCTATCCGATAATCAGCAAACACTACCCGAAAAACACTCGCAGGGAAGTAATCAGCCTCTACGACCTGATAACCTTCGCAATACTAGCACACTTGCACTTTAACGGAGTTTACAAGCACGCTTACAGAGTCCTAATCGAAGAAATGAAGCTGTTCCCCAAAATCAGGTACAACAAACTAACAGAACGCTTGAACAGGCACGAAAAACTCCTGCTCCTAGCGCAGGAAGAATTATTCAAAAAACACGCCAGAGAATACGTTAGAATACTGGACTCAAAGCCCATTCAGACCAAGGAGTTGGCCAGAAAAAACAGGAAGGATAAGGAGGGTTCTTCAGAAGTCATCTCTGAAAAGCCCGCAGTTGGGTTTGTTCCCTCT AAAAAGTTTTACTATGGGTACAAGCTGACCTGTTACTCTGATGGAAATTTGCTGGCTTTACTGTCTGTTGATCCGGCGAATAAGCATGATGTGAGTGTTGTCCGGGAAAAGTTCTGGGTGATTGTTGAGGAGTTTTCTGGCTGTTTTCTGTTTTTGGATAAGGGGTATGTTAGCAGGGGGCTCGAGGAGGAATTTCTGAGGTTTGGCGTTGTTTACACGCCAGTAAAGCGGGGGAATCAGATTAGTAATCTGGAGGAGAAGAAGTTTTACAAGTACTTGTCTGACTTTCGCAGGAGGATTGAGACTTTGTTTTCGAAGTTTTCTGAGTTTCTTCTGAGGCCGAGCAGGAGTGTTAGTTTGAGGGGGTTAGCTGTCAGGATTTTAGGGGCGATTCTGGCCGTGAATCTGGACAGATTATACAACTTCACAGGTGGTGGGAACTAG
- a CDS encoding ABC transporter ATP-binding protein, translated as MYVIEIENLTKSYGKFKAVDSLTLNVKEGIAFGFLGPNGAGKTTTILSMLGLIVPNSGSIKIFGYDIFKEPIKAKERLGFLPENATLYEELTAWRNLEFFANFYKMSRQEKEKRIEELLKLVGLWDVRFRRVKTFSKGMKQRLLLAQALINDPDLLILDEPTSGLDPEGAYLVKSIIREQKKAGKTIFFSSHVLSEVEELADEVGIIVKGKLRTVGTLEEIKKQFMELEGYEIKVETKQPIPEIVHPEIIRIEKLSENKAIIFAKSDIREDISEELQKRNITILSLEVEEPSLEDVFLRTIYKRGDEE; from the coding sequence ATGTACGTTATTGAGATTGAAAATTTAACAAAAAGTTATGGAAAGTTTAAGGCAGTAGATAGTCTTACCTTGAACGTGAAAGAGGGAATTGCCTTTGGATTTTTAGGTCCAAATGGAGCTGGCAAAACTACGACAATACTTAGCATGCTTGGGCTGATAGTTCCAAATAGCGGTTCCATAAAAATTTTTGGATATGATATATTTAAAGAACCCATAAAGGCCAAAGAGCGGCTTGGTTTTTTGCCTGAGAATGCAACGCTTTATGAAGAACTAACAGCATGGAGAAACCTCGAATTTTTTGCCAATTTTTACAAGATGTCTAGGCAAGAAAAAGAAAAGAGAATAGAGGAACTCTTAAAACTTGTCGGTCTGTGGGATGTGAGATTTAGAAGGGTTAAGACATTTTCCAAAGGAATGAAGCAGAGGCTCCTCTTAGCTCAGGCATTGATTAATGATCCAGATCTATTGATACTTGATGAACCTACGAGCGGCTTGGATCCTGAAGGAGCATATCTTGTAAAGAGTATAATAAGGGAACAGAAAAAAGCTGGGAAGACTATATTCTTCTCTTCACATGTGTTAAGCGAGGTTGAGGAGCTTGCAGATGAAGTGGGCATAATTGTAAAGGGAAAACTAAGAACTGTTGGAACCCTTGAAGAAATTAAAAAGCAGTTTATGGAGCTTGAAGGATATGAGATTAAGGTGGAAACTAAACAACCTATACCAGAGATCGTTCACCCAGAAATTATTAGGATTGAAAAATTGTCCGAAAACAAGGCAATAATATTTGCAAAATCCGACATTAGAGAAGATATTAGTGAGGAACTACAGAAGAGAAATATCACAATTTTAAGCCTTGAAGTAGAGGAGCCAAGTTTGGAGGACGTGTTCTTAAGAACAATTTATAAGAGGGGGGACGAAGAATGA
- a CDS encoding NEW3 domain-containing protein translates to MSVEIGVPEGWDAHSLYMGSRVSMIHLSEEDSKTLEISLDVPRGADLGRYEIPVTLSISGNEYSETKVVTFFVNIYKTYKGENATLNILIIDEEGNPVPKAKVIVGDKEMGTDSSGKAEISIKPGEYEIYVEKEGYEKASKKVEVEDGEVKDVKIILSRKPYYFAVDTESDVYSILLGTPNPPFLITIENLGKNSDEYRLSVRGLPENWNAMFTLSPDSNLEVNKVEVDPGQSKNVYLSVYPSLNALPGDYNLTIIVESISSGTKEEIPITVHLIGTYEMYVNLMNYRLSITAGEEKTTEIEVVNYGNAPVTNVKIEVSAPQGWKVEVDPDSAPMVAPKDRFTSTLKVKVPEGTPAGEYRVTIKVTSDQQEWQDTLRVVVRQRSTSAYIGLALLIVAFLVVIIMIRRVGRR, encoded by the coding sequence GTGAGTGTAGAGATAGGGGTCCCTGAAGGGTGGGATGCCCATAGCCTATATATGGGAAGCAGAGTTAGCATGATTCACCTAAGTGAAGAAGACTCGAAGACCCTTGAAATAAGTTTGGATGTTCCAAGAGGAGCCGATCTTGGGAGGTATGAAATTCCTGTAACGTTATCAATTAGCGGAAATGAATACTCAGAAACAAAAGTTGTAACGTTCTTTGTCAACATCTATAAGACATACAAGGGGGAAAATGCCACACTTAACATCCTAATCATAGATGAAGAAGGTAATCCAGTTCCCAAAGCAAAAGTCATTGTTGGGGATAAGGAGATGGGAACGGATTCAAGTGGAAAGGCAGAAATCTCGATTAAACCTGGGGAATATGAAATTTATGTGGAAAAAGAGGGGTATGAAAAAGCTTCGAAAAAAGTAGAAGTTGAAGATGGAGAAGTTAAGGACGTTAAGATAATCCTTTCGAGGAAACCTTACTATTTTGCAGTAGACACAGAATCTGACGTATATTCGATTCTTCTGGGAACTCCAAATCCTCCATTCCTGATAACAATTGAGAATCTTGGTAAAAATAGCGATGAGTACAGACTCTCAGTAAGGGGCCTTCCAGAAAATTGGAATGCAATGTTTACTCTAAGTCCAGATAGTAATCTTGAGGTGAACAAAGTTGAAGTAGACCCAGGACAATCAAAGAATGTCTACTTAAGCGTCTATCCTTCTTTGAATGCACTTCCAGGAGACTATAACTTGACTATTATAGTGGAGAGCATTAGCAGTGGAACAAAAGAGGAAATACCAATTACTGTTCACTTAATTGGCACTTATGAAATGTACGTCAACTTAATGAATTATCGCCTTAGCATAACTGCTGGAGAAGAGAAAACCACCGAAATAGAGGTCGTTAATTATGGAAACGCACCTGTAACCAATGTTAAGATAGAAGTTTCAGCGCCTCAAGGATGGAAAGTTGAAGTTGATCCAGATTCAGCGCCGATGGTGGCTCCAAAGGATCGCTTTACTTCAACTTTAAAAGTAAAGGTTCCAGAAGGAACACCTGCTGGAGAATACAGGGTTACCATTAAGGTCACCTCCGACCAACAGGAATGGCAAGACACTCTTAGAGTCGTTGTAAGGCAAAGATCAACCTCAGCTTACATTGGCCTAGCACTCTTGATAGTCGCATTCCTTGTAGTAATTATCATGATAAGAAGGGTTGGGAGGAGATAA
- a CDS encoding ABC transporter permease — protein sequence MEAELNIALKELYTAVKTKRFIILLSVYLIFLGLAIYFSKEWVGEEVGVVHQSIMGASGWVYMTPISQIFMTNSNLWVFFGGLLGILLGADSINREIKEGTIKVLLGHPVYRDQVINGKFLGNAIALLIVIFVGFIFTLALSLIFGIPVEGFSVARLFVLSVFILTYTLVFLSFGIMISTLIKSPETALLISVGLVIFFVIIYPIVAGNIAESIVGDPPECHPIMVTRTVEINGQQVVTTETTTEHCYDLYREWQEKKDAWERRISYLNPVMHFAQLMLYTFAGEEGYYEYLPLVDSLSYGINNLAILIIELLFPFSIAYVRFLTRDLR from the coding sequence ATGGAGGCTGAACTTAACATAGCATTAAAGGAACTTTATACAGCAGTTAAAACGAAGAGATTCATAATCTTGCTCTCCGTTTATTTAATTTTTCTTGGCCTTGCAATTTATTTTTCAAAAGAATGGGTTGGGGAAGAGGTTGGTGTAGTTCATCAGAGCATTATGGGGGCTAGCGGATGGGTCTACATGACACCAATTTCCCAAATATTTATGACAAACTCCAATCTTTGGGTATTTTTTGGTGGCCTCCTGGGAATACTCTTGGGTGCAGATTCAATAAACAGAGAGATTAAGGAGGGAACAATTAAGGTTCTCCTTGGTCATCCAGTTTATAGGGATCAGGTAATAAATGGCAAGTTTTTGGGAAACGCCATAGCTCTCCTGATTGTAATATTTGTCGGGTTTATATTTACCCTAGCACTATCTCTAATCTTTGGAATTCCCGTAGAAGGATTTTCAGTTGCAAGGCTTTTCGTGCTTTCGGTGTTTATACTAACTTATACACTTGTCTTTTTGAGCTTTGGAATTATGATCTCAACACTAATAAAGAGTCCAGAGACTGCCCTTCTGATTTCAGTTGGTCTCGTGATATTCTTTGTTATAATATATCCAATAGTAGCAGGTAATATCGCAGAGTCCATAGTGGGAGATCCTCCCGAGTGTCATCCTATAATGGTAACGAGGACTGTGGAAATTAATGGGCAACAAGTTGTAACAACAGAAACAACAACTGAGCACTGCTATGATTTGTATAGGGAGTGGCAAGAAAAAAAGGATGCATGGGAAAGGAGAATTAGCTATCTGAATCCCGTGATGCATTTTGCTCAGCTAATGTTGTATACATTTGCTGGTGAGGAGGGCTACTATGAGTACCTTCCTTTGGTCGACAGCCTTAGCTATGGGATAAACAACTTGGCAATACTAATAATTGAACTTCTGTTTCCTTTTTCGATAGCGTACGTTAGATTTCTTACTCGGGATCTCAGATGA